Proteins encoded in a region of the Streptomyces sp. NBC_01298 genome:
- the secE gene encoding preprotein translocase subunit SecE, with protein MTDALGSIDMPDAEDDTREKKARKGGKRGKKGPLGRLALFYRQIVAELRKVVWPTRNQLTTYTTVVIVFVVIMIGLVTVIDYGFQEAIKFVFG; from the coding sequence GTGACGGACGCCCTGGGCTCCATCGACATGCCTGACGCCGAGGATGACACTCGCGAGAAGAAGGCCCGCAAGGGCGGCAAGCGCGGCAAGAAGGGCCCTCTGGGTCGTCTCGCGCTGTTCTACCGCCAGATCGTCGCGGAACTCCGCAAGGTTGTATGGCCCACTCGCAACCAGCTGACGACGTACACCACTGTGGTGATTGTCTTCGTCGTCATCATGATCGGTCTGGTGACCGTGATTGACTATGGGTTCCAGGAAGCCATCAAGTTCGTCTTCGGCTGA
- a CDS encoding pyridoxal phosphate-dependent aminotransferase, whose translation MTSETPSTERRVSARIGAISESATLAVDAKAKALKAAGRPVIGFGAGEPDFPTPDYIVDAAVEACRNPKYHRYTPAGGLPELKAAIAAKTLRDSGYEVDASQVLVTNGGKQAIYEAFAAILDPGDEVIVPAPYWTTYPESIRLAGGVPVEVVADETTGYRVSVEQLEAARTERTKVVLFVSPSNPTGAVYSEADAEAIGRWAVEKGLWVLTDEIYEHLVYGDAKFVSLPAIVPELADKCIIVNGVAKTYAMTGWRVGWVIGPKDVVKAATNLQSHATSNVSNVAQVAALAAVSGNLDAVHEMRTAFDRRRQTMVRMLNEIDGVFCPTPEGAFYVYPAVKDVLGKEIRGKRPQTSVELAALILDEAEVAVVPGEAFGTPGYLRLSYALGDEDLVEGVSRIQKLLAEAKA comes from the coding sequence ATGACCTCTGAAACGCCTTCCACTGAGCGCCGCGTATCCGCCCGTATCGGTGCCATCTCCGAATCCGCCACCCTCGCCGTCGACGCCAAGGCCAAGGCACTCAAGGCCGCCGGGCGTCCGGTGATCGGTTTCGGAGCGGGCGAGCCCGACTTCCCGACCCCGGACTACATCGTCGACGCCGCGGTCGAGGCCTGCCGCAACCCCAAGTACCACCGCTACACGCCGGCCGGCGGTCTGCCCGAGCTGAAGGCCGCGATCGCCGCGAAGACGCTGCGCGACTCCGGCTACGAGGTCGACGCGTCCCAGGTCCTGGTGACCAACGGCGGCAAGCAGGCGATCTACGAGGCGTTCGCGGCGATCCTGGATCCGGGTGACGAGGTCATCGTCCCGGCGCCGTACTGGACCACGTACCCGGAGTCGATCCGTCTCGCCGGCGGTGTCCCGGTCGAGGTCGTGGCGGACGAGACCACCGGCTACCGGGTCTCCGTCGAGCAGCTCGAAGCGGCCCGCACCGAGCGCACGAAGGTCGTCCTCTTCGTCTCCCCGTCGAACCCGACCGGCGCCGTCTACTCCGAGGCCGACGCCGAGGCGATCGGCCGCTGGGCCGTCGAGAAGGGCCTGTGGGTCCTGACCGACGAGATCTACGAGCACCTGGTCTACGGCGACGCGAAGTTCGTCTCCCTCCCGGCGATCGTTCCCGAGCTGGCCGACAAGTGCATCATCGTCAACGGCGTCGCCAAGACGTACGCCATGACGGGCTGGCGCGTGGGCTGGGTCATCGGCCCGAAGGACGTGGTCAAGGCCGCGACCAACCTCCAGTCGCACGCCACCTCCAACGTCTCCAACGTGGCCCAGGTCGCGGCGCTGGCCGCCGTCTCGGGCAACCTGGACGCCGTCCACGAGATGCGCACCGCCTTCGACCGCCGCCGCCAGACGATGGTGCGGATGCTGAACGAGATCGACGGCGTCTTCTGCCCGACCCCCGAGGGTGCCTTCTACGTCTACCCGGCGGTCAAGGACGTGCTCGGCAAGGAGATCCGCGGCAAGCGCCCGCAGACCTCCGTCGAGCTCGCGGCCCTGATCCTGGACGAGGCCGAGGTCGCGGTCGTCCCGGGCGAGGCCTTCGGCACCCCCGGCTACCTGCGCCTCTCCTACGCCCTGGGCGACGAGGACCTGGTCGAGGGCGTCTCCCGCATCCAGAAGCTCCTGGCGGAGGCCAAGGCCTAA
- a CDS encoding adenosine deaminase, with protein sequence MEHVRDLTLLPKAHLHLHFTGSMRPSTLLELADKYGVRLPDALTSGEPPKLRATDERGWFRFQRLYDAARSCLREPDDIRRLVREAAEEDVRDGSGWLEIQVDPTSYAPLLGGMIPAVEIILDAVDAASRETGLGMRVVIAANRMKHPLDARTLARLAVRYADRGIVGFGLSNDERRGMARDFDRAFAIAREGGLLAAPHGGELTGPSSVRDCLDDLHAARIGHGVRAAEDPRLLKRLADRQITCEVCPASNVALGVYERHEDVPLRTLFEAGVPMALGADDPLLFGSRLAAQYEIARLHHAFTDAELAELARQSVRGSAAPSDVQDKLLAGIDHWIAS encoded by the coding sequence ATGGAGCACGTACGCGACCTCACGCTTCTGCCGAAAGCCCACCTCCACCTGCACTTCACCGGCTCGATGCGCCCGTCGACCCTGCTGGAGCTCGCCGACAAGTACGGCGTCCGCCTCCCGGACGCCCTCACCTCCGGCGAGCCGCCGAAGCTCCGCGCCACGGACGAACGCGGCTGGTTCCGCTTCCAGCGGCTCTACGACGCCGCCCGCTCCTGCCTCCGCGAGCCCGACGACATCCGCCGCCTGGTCCGCGAGGCCGCGGAGGAGGACGTGCGCGACGGCAGCGGCTGGCTGGAGATCCAGGTGGATCCCACCTCCTACGCCCCCCTCCTCGGCGGGATGATCCCGGCCGTCGAGATCATCCTCGACGCCGTCGACGCCGCCTCCCGCGAGACCGGTCTCGGCATGCGCGTCGTCATCGCCGCCAACCGCATGAAGCACCCCCTGGACGCCCGCACCCTGGCCCGGCTCGCCGTCCGCTACGCCGACCGCGGCATCGTCGGCTTCGGTCTCTCCAACGACGAGCGCCGCGGCATGGCCCGCGACTTCGACCGGGCCTTCGCCATCGCCCGCGAGGGCGGACTGCTCGCGGCCCCGCACGGCGGCGAGCTCACCGGCCCCTCCTCCGTCCGCGACTGCCTCGACGATCTGCACGCCGCCCGGATCGGGCACGGCGTACGGGCCGCCGAGGATCCCCGCCTGCTCAAACGGCTCGCCGACCGGCAGATCACCTGTGAGGTCTGCCCCGCGTCCAACGTGGCCCTCGGGGTCTACGAGCGCCATGAGGACGTGCCGCTGCGCACCCTCTTCGAGGCCGGGGTCCCGATGGCCCTGGGCGCGGACGACCCGCTGCTCTTCGGGTCCCGGCTCGCGGCCCAGTACGAGATCGCCCGCCTGCACCACGCCTTCACGGACGCGGAGCTCGCCGAGCTGGCCCGCCAGTCGGTGCGCGGCAGCGCGGCGCCCTCCGACGTACAGGACAAGCTGCTGGCCGGGATCGACCACTGGATCGCTTCGTAG
- a CDS encoding UDP-N-acetylmuramate dehydrogenase — translation MQELHDAPLAPLTTFRLGGPAARLVTATTDAEVVATVRAADASGTPLLVIGGGSNLVIGDQGFDGTALRIATTGFTLDGTRLELAAGENWSEAVARVVDAGLAGIECLAGIPGSAGATPIQNVGAYGQEVCDTITEVVAYDRTSGETVTLSAADCAFSYRDSLFKHRPDRYVVLRVRFALEDAGGLSAPIKYPETARALGVEAGDRVPAAQARETVLRLRAGKGMVLDPADHDTWSAGSFFHNPILSDTAYSAFLARAQDRLGPDAAPPAYPAGEGRTKTSAAWLIDKAGFTKGYGDGPARISTKHTLALTNRGEATTEDLLTLAREVVAGVHAAFGVTLVNEPVTVGVSI, via the coding sequence GTGCAGGAACTCCACGACGCCCCCCTCGCCCCGCTGACCACCTTCCGGCTCGGCGGCCCGGCCGCCCGGCTGGTCACCGCGACCACCGACGCCGAGGTCGTCGCCACCGTGCGCGCCGCGGACGCGAGCGGCACCCCGCTCCTGGTCATCGGAGGCGGCAGCAACCTGGTCATCGGCGACCAGGGCTTCGACGGCACCGCCCTGCGGATCGCGACCACCGGGTTCACGCTCGACGGGACCCGGCTGGAGCTCGCGGCCGGCGAGAACTGGAGCGAGGCCGTCGCCCGCGTGGTCGACGCCGGGCTCGCGGGCATCGAATGCCTCGCCGGGATCCCCGGCTCGGCCGGCGCCACCCCGATCCAGAACGTCGGGGCGTACGGCCAGGAGGTCTGCGACACGATCACCGAGGTCGTCGCCTACGACCGCACCAGCGGCGAGACCGTCACGCTCTCGGCCGCCGACTGCGCGTTCTCGTACCGCGACAGCCTCTTCAAGCACCGGCCCGACCGCTACGTCGTCCTGCGCGTCCGCTTCGCCCTGGAGGACGCGGGCGGCCTGTCCGCGCCGATCAAGTACCCCGAGACCGCCCGCGCCCTCGGCGTCGAGGCCGGCGACCGGGTGCCCGCCGCCCAGGCCCGCGAGACCGTCCTGCGGCTGCGCGCCGGCAAGGGCATGGTCCTCGACCCCGCCGACCACGACACCTGGTCGGCCGGCTCCTTCTTCCACAACCCGATCCTGAGCGACACGGCGTACTCCGCCTTCCTCGCCCGCGCCCAGGACCGGCTCGGCCCCGACGCCGCCCCGCCCGCCTACCCGGCCGGCGAGGGCCGTACGAAGACCAGCGCGGCCTGGCTGATCGACAAGGCCGGCTTCACCAAGGGCTACGGCGACGGCCCCGCCCGCATCTCCACCAAGCACACCCTCGCCCTCACCAACCGCGGCGAGGCCACCACCGAAGACCTCCTGACCCTGGCCCGCGAAGTGGTCGCGGGCGTCCACGCGGCCTTCGGCGTCACCCTGGTCAACGAGCCGGTGACGGTCGGCGTCAGCATCTGA
- a CDS encoding DUF3291 domain-containing protein, which yields MPDIPWSTPTRPAPGAEVYVMASRFETASLGGALRFFLKSPGIVLQTRKASGAHGVALRARVLRRTFLTLSAWEDRGALYRFAGSEPHRSSSRAAAAYMKEAGFVFWTVPASALPISWAEAERRLAEAEKEKEEKEKQQEGKKQEGKKEEEREGRG from the coding sequence ATGCCCGACATTCCCTGGTCCACGCCCACCCGGCCCGCCCCCGGAGCCGAGGTCTACGTCATGGCCTCACGCTTCGAGACCGCGAGTCTGGGCGGAGCACTGCGGTTCTTCCTGAAGTCGCCCGGCATCGTCCTGCAGACGCGCAAGGCTTCCGGCGCCCACGGGGTCGCCCTGCGGGCCCGGGTCCTGCGCCGCACCTTCCTGACCCTGTCCGCCTGGGAGGACCGCGGCGCGCTCTACCGCTTCGCGGGCAGCGAACCGCACCGCTCCAGCTCCCGGGCGGCCGCCGCCTACATGAAGGAGGCCGGGTTCGTCTTCTGGACCGTCCCGGCGAGCGCGCTCCCCATCAGCTGGGCCGAGGCGGAGCGCCGCCTCGCCGAGGCGGAGAAGGAGAAGGAAGAGAAGGAGAAGCAACAAGAGGGGAAGAAGCAAGAGGGGAAGAAGGAAGAGGAGAGGGAGGGGCGCGGCTGA
- a CDS encoding DHA2 family efflux MFS transporter permease subunit → MQDTKLRGPAVWALVITGAASFMAALDNLVVTTALPSIREDLGGKLEDLEWTVNAYTLTFAVLLMFGAALGDRFGRRRLFIAGTAVFTVASAAAALSPGINELIAARAVQGVGAAIMMPLSLTLLTVAVPAARRGMALGIYGALTGLAVASGPLIGGSLTEHISWQWIFWLNVPIGLALIPLSRMRLGESTAPQAKLDVPGTLLISGGLFGIVYGLVNANAHGWTSPSVLTALLVGVALVGGFIHHGFRHANPVLPMRLFRDRGFFGINMASLLMFVGMFGSIFLLSQFLQGVLGYSPTEAGLRMLPWTAMPMIAAPISGILSDRIGSRPVVVAGLALQALGLGWFAMILSTDVSYAAQLPALIISGIGMGLFFAPASNALMSTVAPADQGKAAGANSALREVGGALGVAVLASVFSSRGGYESGQTFTDGTVPALWIGGAAVAVAAVLALLLPGRTAEKARAAESLPTADRPADGLGAAPADGRDTEKVAV, encoded by the coding sequence GTGCAAGACACCAAGCTGCGTGGGCCCGCTGTCTGGGCGCTCGTCATCACCGGAGCCGCCAGTTTCATGGCCGCGCTCGACAACCTCGTCGTCACCACCGCCCTCCCCTCCATCCGCGAGGACCTCGGAGGGAAGCTGGAGGACCTGGAGTGGACGGTGAACGCCTACACGCTCACCTTCGCCGTCCTCCTCATGTTCGGCGCCGCCCTCGGTGACCGGTTCGGCCGCCGGCGGCTCTTCATCGCAGGTACGGCCGTCTTCACCGTCGCCTCCGCCGCCGCGGCCCTGTCGCCCGGCATCAACGAACTCATCGCCGCCCGGGCCGTCCAGGGCGTGGGTGCGGCGATCATGATGCCGCTCTCGCTCACCCTCCTGACCGTCGCCGTCCCCGCCGCCCGGCGCGGAATGGCCCTCGGCATCTACGGAGCCCTCACCGGCCTCGCCGTGGCGAGCGGGCCGCTCATCGGCGGCAGCCTCACCGAGCACATCTCCTGGCAGTGGATCTTCTGGCTGAACGTCCCGATCGGACTGGCGCTCATCCCGCTCTCCCGGATGCGGCTCGGCGAGTCCACCGCCCCCCAGGCGAAGCTCGACGTCCCCGGCACCCTCCTCATCAGCGGCGGGCTCTTCGGCATCGTCTACGGGCTGGTCAACGCCAACGCCCACGGCTGGACCAGCCCCTCCGTGCTCACCGCCCTGCTCGTGGGGGTCGCGCTCGTCGGCGGATTCATCCACCACGGCTTCCGCCACGCCAACCCGGTGCTGCCCATGCGGCTCTTCCGCGACCGGGGCTTCTTCGGCATCAACATGGCGAGCCTGCTGATGTTCGTCGGGATGTTCGGGTCGATCTTCCTGCTGAGCCAGTTCCTCCAGGGCGTACTCGGCTACTCGCCCACCGAGGCCGGACTGCGCATGCTTCCCTGGACTGCCATGCCCATGATCGCCGCCCCGATTTCGGGGATCCTCTCCGACCGGATAGGCAGCCGCCCCGTCGTGGTCGCCGGGCTGGCGCTCCAAGCCCTCGGCCTCGGCTGGTTCGCCATGATCCTGAGCACCGACGTCTCCTACGCCGCCCAGCTTCCGGCGCTGATCATCAGCGGCATCGGGATGGGCCTGTTCTTCGCCCCCGCCTCCAACGCCCTCATGTCCACCGTGGCCCCCGCCGACCAGGGCAAGGCCGCCGGCGCCAACAGCGCCCTGCGCGAAGTCGGCGGAGCCCTCGGCGTCGCCGTCCTCGCCTCCGTCTTCTCCTCCCGGGGCGGCTACGAGTCCGGGCAGACCTTCACCGACGGCACCGTCCCCGCCCTCTGGATCGGCGGCGCGGCCGTCGCCGTGGCGGCGGTCCTGGCGCTGCTGCTCCCCGGCCGGACCGCGGAGAAGGCCCGGGCCGCGGAGTCCCTGCCGACGGCGGACCGGCCGGCGGACGGCCTCGGCGCGGCCCCGGCCGACGGGCGCGACACCGAGAAGGTGGCCGTCTGA
- a CDS encoding TetR/AcrR family transcriptional regulator has translation MARMSAEERRESVILAAMREFARGGYYGTSTEAIAKRVGVSQPYLFRLFPNKQAIFLAAAARCMEDIRLVFEEAAKALPVEGEDAVEVLGAAYMKLIADQPEKLQMQLQTYVTVAAAEAAGEPEFGEMVRAAWMELWDTVHVPLGADVAETTTFLAYGMLINTLSAMGFPAQHRVWDGCYPGLRPQ, from the coding sequence ATGGCAAGGATGAGTGCGGAAGAGCGGCGCGAGAGCGTCATCCTGGCGGCGATGCGCGAGTTCGCTCGGGGTGGGTACTACGGGACCTCCACCGAGGCGATCGCCAAGCGCGTCGGGGTGTCACAGCCGTACCTGTTCCGGCTCTTCCCCAATAAGCAAGCCATCTTCCTGGCCGCCGCCGCGCGGTGCATGGAGGACATCCGGCTCGTCTTCGAAGAGGCCGCCAAGGCCCTTCCGGTCGAGGGCGAGGATGCGGTCGAGGTGCTCGGCGCGGCCTACATGAAGCTGATCGCCGATCAACCCGAGAAGTTGCAGATGCAGCTCCAGACGTACGTGACCGTCGCCGCCGCCGAAGCCGCCGGGGAGCCGGAATTCGGCGAGATGGTGCGGGCCGCCTGGATGGAGCTGTGGGACACCGTCCACGTGCCGCTCGGGGCGGACGTGGCCGAGACGACCACCTTCCTTGCCTACGGAATGCTGATCAACACCCTGTCCGCCATGGGATTCCCGGCCCAGCACCGAGTCTGGGACGGCTGCTATCCGGGCCTGCGGCCCCAGTAG
- a CDS encoding MaoC family dehydratase, with protein MAAKIQYDEVEVGTELPAASFPVTRATLVRYAGASGDFNPIHWNEKFATEVGLPDVIAHGMFTMAEAIRVVTDWVGDPGAVVEYGVRFTKPVVVPNDGQGALIEVTAKVAAKLDDNRVRVDLTAMSAGQKVLGMSRAVVALA; from the coding sequence ATGGCTGCCAAGATCCAGTACGACGAAGTCGAGGTCGGCACCGAGCTGCCGGCGGCGTCCTTCCCCGTCACGCGGGCGACGCTGGTGCGGTACGCGGGTGCGTCGGGTGACTTCAACCCGATCCACTGGAACGAGAAGTTCGCCACCGAGGTCGGGCTGCCCGACGTGATCGCCCACGGCATGTTCACCATGGCCGAGGCGATCCGCGTGGTGACCGACTGGGTGGGCGACCCGGGCGCGGTCGTCGAGTACGGGGTGCGGTTCACCAAGCCGGTCGTCGTTCCGAACGACGGGCAGGGTGCGCTGATCGAGGTCACGGCCAAGGTCGCGGCCAAGCTCGACGACAACCGGGTGCGGGTCGACCTGACGGCCATGAGCGCCGGGCAGAAGGTGCTGGGGATGTCCCGCGCGGTGGTTGCTCTCGCGTAG
- a CDS encoding MaoC family dehydratase N-terminal domain-containing protein, with protein MALDQSFVGRSYPPTDPYEVGREKVREFAVAVGDANPVYTDPEAAKAFGHQDVIAPPTFVFAITFAAAGQVVDDPQLGLDYSRVVHGDQKFAYTRPVRAGDRLTVTSTIEAIKSLAGNDIIDIRGEVHDESGEHVVTAWTKLVSRAPEPAAAPAPEEA; from the coding sequence ATGGCGCTCGACCAGTCCTTCGTGGGGCGGAGCTACCCGCCCACCGATCCGTACGAGGTCGGCCGGGAGAAGGTCCGCGAATTCGCGGTCGCCGTGGGTGACGCCAATCCGGTGTACACGGATCCCGAAGCAGCCAAGGCGTTCGGTCACCAGGACGTGATCGCCCCGCCGACCTTTGTGTTTGCCATCACGTTCGCGGCGGCCGGCCAGGTCGTCGACGACCCCCAGCTGGGGCTGGACTACAGCCGCGTCGTGCACGGCGACCAGAAGTTCGCGTACACCCGTCCCGTGCGCGCCGGTGACCGGCTGACGGTCACCTCGACCATCGAGGCCATCAAGTCGCTCGCGGGCAACGACATCATCGACATTCGCGGTGAGGTCCACGACGAGTCCGGCGAGCACGTGGTGACCGCCTGGACGAAGCTCGTCTCCCGGGCGCCCGAGCCCGCCGCCGCTCCCGCCCCCGAGGAGGCCTGA
- the rpmG gene encoding 50S ribosomal protein L33, protein MAATDVRPKITLACVECKERNYITKKNRRNNPDRLEMKKHCPRCNSHTAHRETR, encoded by the coding sequence GTGGCTGCCACCGACGTCCGCCCGAAGATCACGCTGGCCTGCGTGGAGTGCAAGGAGCGGAACTACATCACCAAGAAGAACCGGCGTAACAACCCGGACCGTCTTGAGATGAAGAAGCACTGCCCGCGTTGCAACTCGCACACCGCGCACCGCGAGACCCGCTAA
- a CDS encoding amidohydrolase family protein: protein MSDSPPQQPSHSPRNRPGSGQGQGQGPGPEGTQGSPGPAAPEASGLLLTGARLTDGRSVDVRLGGGRIQAVGTAGSLHAASGARVDLTGYLLLPAPAEPHSHGDTALTADSEGPVSYSPDEVQRRATEAALLQLGHGATAVRSHVRIGDVHGLGPLEAVLQARRSLRGLTDLTAVAVPRLLTGVAGADGLAMLRDAVKMGASVIGGCPDLDPDPTGFLEAVLELASEHGCPVDLHTDGDDPARLSRLAAMAGGLRPGVSIGPCGGLSRLPLDVATRAADQLAAAGVGVTCLPQGDCAALERRGLRTAPVRLLRAAGVRVAAGSGALRDAGNPVGRGDPLEAAYLLASQGGLRATEAYHSIAGAAREAMGLPEVRVEAGFPAELLAVRGDRIASVLSLAYSRIVIHRGRVVARTSAVREYCDSAVAVALDLPRQGRMEPGP, encoded by the coding sequence ATGTCCGACAGCCCGCCGCAGCAGCCGTCCCACTCCCCGCGCAACCGCCCCGGCAGCGGCCAGGGGCAAGGGCAGGGGCCCGGCCCCGAGGGCACCCAGGGAAGTCCGGGCCCGGCGGCCCCCGAGGCCTCGGGCCTGCTCCTCACCGGCGCCCGCCTCACCGACGGCCGGAGCGTCGACGTCCGCCTCGGCGGCGGCCGGATCCAGGCCGTCGGCACGGCCGGCAGCCTGCACGCCGCCTCGGGCGCCCGCGTCGACCTCACCGGCTACCTCCTGCTCCCCGCGCCCGCCGAACCCCACTCCCACGGGGACACCGCCCTGACCGCGGACAGCGAAGGGCCCGTCTCGTACTCCCCCGACGAGGTGCAGCGCCGCGCCACCGAGGCGGCCCTGCTCCAGCTCGGGCACGGCGCCACGGCCGTCCGGTCGCACGTGCGCATCGGCGACGTACACGGCCTCGGCCCCCTGGAGGCCGTGCTCCAGGCCCGCCGCTCCCTGCGCGGACTCACCGACCTCACCGCCGTCGCCGTTCCCCGCCTGCTGACCGGGGTGGCCGGGGCCGACGGGCTCGCCATGCTGCGGGACGCCGTGAAGATGGGCGCCTCCGTCATCGGCGGCTGCCCCGACCTCGACCCCGACCCCACCGGCTTCCTCGAAGCCGTACTGGAACTCGCCTCCGAGCACGGCTGCCCCGTCGACCTGCACACCGACGGCGACGACCCCGCCCGCCTGTCCCGGCTCGCGGCCATGGCCGGCGGACTGCGGCCCGGGGTCTCCATCGGGCCCTGCGGCGGTCTGTCCCGGCTCCCGCTGGACGTGGCGACCCGGGCCGCCGACCAGCTCGCGGCCGCCGGCGTAGGGGTGACCTGCCTCCCCCAGGGCGATTGCGCGGCCCTGGAGCGGCGGGGCCTGCGCACCGCCCCCGTACGGCTCCTGCGCGCCGCCGGGGTGCGCGTGGCGGCGGGCAGCGGGGCCCTGCGCGACGCGGGCAACCCGGTCGGGCGCGGGGACCCGCTCGAAGCCGCGTACCTCCTGGCCTCCCAGGGCGGGCTCCGCGCCACCGAGGCCTACCACTCGATCGCCGGCGCGGCCCGCGAGGCGATGGGACTCCCCGAGGTGCGGGTGGAGGCCGGCTTCCCGGCGGAACTGCTCGCCGTGCGCGGCGACCGGATCGCGAGCGTGCTGTCCCTCGCGTACAGCCGGATCGTGATCCACCGCGGGCGGGTGGTAGCCCGGACGAGTGCCGTACGGGAGTACTGCGACTCCGCCGTCGCGGTGGCCCTGGACCTGCCACGGCAGGGCCGTATGGAGCCCGGCCCCTGA
- a CDS encoding SDR family oxidoreductase, with product MRIVIAGGHGQIALRLERLLAARGYEVAGIIRDPAQGDDLREAGAEPVLCDLESASVEHVAGILQGADAAVFAAGAGPGSGVGRKDTVDRGAAVLFADAAERARVRRFLMVSSMGADTRREGDEVFDHYLRAKGEADEHVRTRLGLGWTILRPGSLTDDAGTGLVRLEAQTGRGPVTRDDVAAVLAELIETPATADLTLELIAGSTPVPVAVKDVAGN from the coding sequence ATGCGCATCGTCATCGCGGGTGGACACGGTCAGATCGCGCTGCGGCTGGAGCGCCTGCTCGCCGCGCGCGGGTACGAGGTCGCGGGCATCATCCGCGATCCGGCTCAGGGCGACGACCTCAGGGAGGCGGGCGCCGAACCGGTGCTGTGCGACCTGGAATCGGCGTCGGTCGAGCACGTCGCGGGCATTCTGCAGGGCGCGGACGCCGCGGTGTTCGCGGCGGGCGCGGGTCCCGGCAGCGGGGTCGGACGCAAGGACACGGTGGACCGGGGCGCGGCCGTGCTGTTCGCGGACGCCGCCGAACGGGCCCGGGTACGCCGCTTCCTGATGGTCTCCTCGATGGGCGCGGACACCCGCCGCGAGGGCGACGAGGTGTTCGACCACTACCTCCGCGCCAAGGGCGAGGCCGACGAGCACGTCCGCACCCGGCTGGGCCTGGGGTGGACGATCCTGCGCCCGGGCTCGCTGACCGACGACGCGGGTACCGGACTGGTCCGCCTGGAGGCACAGACGGGTCGCGGGCCGGTCACCCGCGACGACGTGGCGGCGGTCCTCGCCGAGCTGATCGAGACGCCGGCGACCGCGGACCTCACCCTGGAACTGATCGCGGGCTCGACCCCGGTCCCGGTGGCGGTCAAGGACGTGGCGGGCAACTAG
- a CDS encoding DUF3574 domain-containing protein encodes MLIALLGAGIPALVGAALNADVGDPYQETRLYFGTERPDGRPPVGEREFMGFLEREITPAFPEGLTLQDGRGQWQRDGKIIREISYEVVLLYPEKEADERGARIERIREAYERRFQQDSVGRSDDRLTADF; translated from the coding sequence GTGCTCATCGCCCTGCTCGGAGCGGGGATCCCGGCTCTGGTCGGCGCGGCACTGAACGCCGATGTGGGGGATCCCTACCAGGAGACCCGGCTCTACTTCGGCACCGAGCGGCCGGACGGCCGTCCACCGGTCGGGGAGCGGGAGTTCATGGGATTCCTCGAACGGGAGATCACCCCCGCCTTCCCCGAGGGGCTGACCCTCCAGGACGGGCGCGGCCAGTGGCAGCGGGACGGGAAGATCATCCGGGAGATCTCCTACGAGGTCGTGCTGCTGTACCCGGAGAAGGAGGCCGATGAGCGAGGCGCGCGCATCGAGCGGATCCGGGAGGCCTACGAGCGGCGGTTCCAGCAGGATTCGGTCGGCCGGTCCGACGACCGCCTGACCGCCGACTTCTGA
- a CDS encoding YajQ family cyclic di-GMP-binding protein, with protein MADSSFDIVSKVERQEVDNALNQAAKELSQRYDFKGVGATIGWSGEKILMEANSEERVKAVLDVFETKLVKRGISLKALDAGEPQLSGKEYKIFATIEEGISQENAKKVAKIIRDEGPKGVKAQVQGEELRVSSKSRDDLQEVQALLKGKDLDFAIQYVNYR; from the coding sequence ATGGCCGACTCCAGTTTCGACATCGTCTCGAAGGTCGAGCGGCAGGAGGTCGACAACGCCCTCAACCAGGCCGCCAAGGAGCTCTCGCAGCGCTACGACTTCAAGGGCGTCGGCGCCACGATCGGCTGGTCCGGCGAGAAGATCCTGATGGAGGCGAACTCCGAGGAGCGCGTCAAGGCCGTCCTGGACGTCTTCGAGACCAAGCTGGTCAAGCGCGGGATCTCTCTCAAGGCGCTCGACGCCGGTGAGCCGCAGCTGTCCGGCAAGGAGTACAAGATCTTCGCCACGATCGAGGAAGGCATCTCCCAGGAGAACGCCAAGAAGGTCGCGAAGATCATCCGCGACGAGGGCCCCAAGGGCGTCAAGGCCCAGGTCCAGGGCGAGGAGCTGCGCGTCAGCTCCAAGAGCCGCGATGACCTCCAGGAAGTCCAGGCCCTCCTCAAGGGCAAGGACCTGGACTTCGCGATCCAGTACGTGAACTACCGCTGA